ATTCTTTAATTATTAAACGCTTTTAAGTAATAAAGCATAGTATGATAACAACATCATAATCGTGCAGCAGCTTGCCTGCTTAAAATACATATTAATGCAAACGTTTAGAATTTATAAAGACCTTTTTCTAAATAATCGGTGGTTTTCATCATAGTACTGGACAAGATCTCTGCTTCACAAACGGCTGATTGGTGTGTACGTGCGAAACTTCTGGAAAATGCTCCGCATTTACTTTGGGCTGTGCGGATTCGAGAAAGCTTATTCAACGTTTTGGGGGCAGCGGAAACCACCCCCTCTTTGTAAAATAGCAACTTAATTATGGTTGCAATTTTTTTAAGACTGCCGGTGGGCGTTGTGCCATTTACTCTGACTATTTAAGCATCTTATTTTGCAGGGTGTCATATGTGATGTTCCAATGAGATTCATTCCAGGATACCCGGCCTGCCTCGAAAAGCAATGCTTGCGGAGATTCATGCTTCACTCCGGTTACTTCAGCAATATAGTTAGAAAGTTCACGCGCTTCCTGTACATGTAAATAAAATGTTTCCACCTCTGGATAATCTTCTGTAAAATGTCCATATGCCTCAAAAGCCTGGGCGCTTATCGGGCATGTCAGGCTGTGTTTAACGAAAAGGAAATTCTTTTTTCCTTCAAGAAGTTTCTTAAATTCTGCCACTGTTTCAACTTTTACTTTCCCCAATTGATGTTCCCCCTTATGTAATCTGTTTCCTTATTGTACACAATTCAAGTCGATTATTGCCAACCTTTTTAACAGGAATAGGAAAGCCGCTTCCTTCTTATATCCTTTTCTTTTCAGACAGTGTACCTTCATATGGTGCCTCCCTCGAATTGAATATATATATCCTTGTCAGATGTTTTTCAATAACACTCCCTTGCTGACAATCTATACTTTCCTGTAAGGAAAAAAAAGCAGGGGTCATAGGACCCCTGCCTGTTGCTTTCTTTTACTTTTCATCCAGCTTCTCATCTTCCAGTTCTTTGGATGCCGCCGGTTGCTTTTTTTCTTCAAGCTCCTGCTCAAGGTCTTCTTTATGGTCATCGAGGCTTTGTTTGGTCGCCTCCACTTCCTCTTTGACATCAGCTTCCATTGCCTCCAGGTCTTCCTTGTGGTCCTGGACGCTTTGTTTGGTCGCCTCCACTTCCTCTTTCACTTCTTCTACTTCCTCAAGGATATCCTCCTGGGAAGCGCTGCGCTTTTCCTGCCATTTTGATTTGCCTTCATTTACCCGCTGGCGGATGTCTTCAACTTTTCCGCGCGCCCTGGTTGAGATCTCATTGCTTCTGTCTTTTGCTGTCGTGGACCACTCGTTTGTTTTTTCTTTAATCCTGCTAGTCTGGTCATTCAGGTCTGTACGAAGCTCTTTCCCTGACTTTGGAGCCATTAATAGGGCTGCGGCTGCACCAACAATTCCTCCGATAAGGCTTCCGATCATGAAATCCTTTGCATTGATGTTGCTTTCATTATTGTTTGTCTGGTTGCTGTTGTTGTTCTGGTTCTCGTTTTCCATACTCCACTCCTCCTTTAAAAATTGTTCTATTGGTTATTCACTTGTTGCTTTTTTGATTTCCATCTTTTCCAGATGTCCATGGCTGTGTCGGTCCATTGTACAACCTGCGCCGCCTGCCCGCTTTTTTCTTCAGCCTGCAGGGCAATCCTGTCGGTGATTTTTCTGACTGACGTATTGAAATCCTTTACGGTCTCACCGACTCCTTTCACTGAGTCAACGAGCGTGTTCAATGATT
The genomic region above belongs to Bacillus marinisedimentorum and contains:
- the ytxJ gene encoding bacillithiol system redox-active protein YtxJ, with the translated sequence MGKVKVETVAEFKKLLEGKKNFLFVKHSLTCPISAQAFEAYGHFTEDYPEVETFYLHVQEARELSNYIAEVTGVKHESPQALLFEAGRVSWNESHWNITYDTLQNKMLK
- a CDS encoding YtxH domain-containing protein, giving the protein MENENQNNNSNQTNNNESNINAKDFMIGSLIGGIVGAAAALLMAPKSGKELRTDLNDQTSRIKEKTNEWSTTAKDRSNEISTRARGKVEDIRQRVNEGKSKWQEKRSASQEDILEEVEEVKEEVEATKQSVQDHKEDLEAMEADVKEEVEATKQSLDDHKEDLEQELEEKKQPAASKELEDEKLDEK